Part of the Gracilimonas sp. genome is shown below.
ACAGCTTTGTCATCGCGCTCTTGCTTCATCGTGTTGATGCGCTCAATCTGGGATTTACGCACTTTCACGTTATCCACTTCCAGTACATCAATTTCCGATTTCTCATCGGTCTGGAATTTGTTGACTCCTACAATGGTGTCTTTGCCGGAATCGATGCGGGCCTGCTTCCTTGCAGCTGCTTCTTCAATCCGCATCTTAGGGATGCCGGTTTCAATTGCTTTGGCCATACCTCCTAAATCCTCAACTTCACCAATCAGTGTCCAAGCCCGCCGTGCAATTTTGTCGGTCAGGTATTCTACATAATAAGAACCGGCCCAGGGATCAACCGCTTTGGTGATACCGGTTTCTTCCTGCAGAAAGAGCTGGGTATTTCGGGCAATACGGGCAGAGAAATCGGTAGGCAGAGCAATAGCCTCATCCAGTGCGTTGGTATGAAGCGACTGTGTATGCCCAAGCGCTGCTGCCATGGCCTCAACCGTAGTGCGCGCTACGTTGTTGAATGGGTCCTGCTCGGTAAGGCTCCATCCCGAAGTTTGGCAATGCGTTCTGAGAGACAGCGATTTAGGGTTTTTTGGGTTGAAGGACTTCACAATTTTAGCCCATAATAAACGCGCTGCCCGCATCTTGGCAATCTCCATAAAGTGGTTCATGCCAATGGCCCAGAAAAAAGAAATCCGCGGGGCAAAATCATCAATATCCATTCCGGCTTCTATTCCGGTTCGGAGGTATTCAAGGCCATCGGCCAGGGTATAAGCGAGCTCAATGTCGCAGGTAGCCCCTGCCTCCTGCATATGATAACCACTGATAGAAATGGAATTGAAGCGAGGCATATTCTGAGAAGTATATTCAAAGATATCCCCGATAATTTTCATTGATGGTTCGGGTGGATAGATATAGGTATTCCGAACCATGAATTCTTTCAGGATATCATTCTGAATGGTTCCTGCAAGCTGTTCCGGCTTCACGCCTTGTTCTTCAGCTGCAACAATATAGAATGCCATCACCGGAATAACGGCCCCGTTCATGGTCATGGAAACCGACATCTTATCCAGCGGAATCTGATCAAAAAGAATCTTCATGTCCTCCACCGAATCGATGGCTACCCCGGCTTTGCCTACATCACCGGAAACCCGGGGGTGATCGGAATCATACCCGCGGTGCGTGGCAAGGTCAAAAGCAACAGACAAGCCTTTCTGTCCGGCTTCCAGGTTGCGGCGATAAAAAGCGTTGGATTCTTCGGCGGTTGAAAATCCGGCGTACTGACGGATGGTCCACGGACGAACAGCATACATGGTAGAATAAGGGCCGCGCAGATAAGGTGGAATTCCGGCAGCGTAATTGAGATGTTCAAGCTTCTCGATATCCTCTGCGGAAAACCGGGGTTTCACCGGAATTTGTTCAGGAGTTTCCCACGCGTCTTTCTTTGGGGACTTATGCTCTGAATTTACATTTGCTTTAAAATCTATGTTGGAGAAATCCTTCTTCATTATCCTTCCCCGTTTTTAAGTTCTGCTTCAATATTCAAAAGCGATATTTTGTCGATCGTAATACATTCATTCATATCTTGGTCAAAGCTGGCAAAATTTTGAATTTTGAATTCTAAATTTTGAATCTTTTCGTCGGGCTTATATTTATTCACCCCTACCAAAACTTTCTCTTTTTGTTGGTAAGCCTCGATTTTTTCTTTTCGTGAAGCAGCTACCAATTCTTGTATGTATCCTGATTTAAGCGCCTCATGAAAACCACCCTTGGCTTCAATTTCCTGGAATAACACCCAGCTTTTTTGGGCCATGCTATCAGTAAGCACTTCTATATAATATGAGCCGGCACCTGGATCGGCCACTTTATCCAAATACGCCTCTTCCTGGAGTATAAGCTGAATATTTCGGGCAATACGGGAGGCAAAACCGGAGTCATCGGAAAAATGCTCATCATAACGATGGACCGTGATGGTATCGCAACCCCCGATTGCTGCTGACATGGCTTCCGTCGTGGTTCGAAGCATGTTATTGTGGGCATCCGATTGGGATTTATTCCAAAAATTGGTTTCAGCATGGACGGAGGGTTGAGTGATATCCACTCCATATTCGCCTAATACCTGGCCCCACATTCGCTTAAAAGCTCTGAACTTTGCTATCTCAAGGAAGTAATTGGGACCGGTCGCAAAATTAAAATGCATGTTGCCGGCCAGTTTTGAGTTAAATCCGAGATATTCATTACCGGCTGCCATAGAAAAGGCCAACTGCTGAATGATAGTCGCACCGGCGTTTGCAAAAACTGAACTATCGATGGCACAAAATGAAAATGATTCATCAAAGGTATTAACCGTGTTTTTAATCTCAGCTTTTGAAACCAGATTTCCGGTTAAAGCTCCATTTGCCATCGGGTCGAAATTAAAGCCTGCCGATAATTCTTCTGTATTAAGTTTTCGTTCATCACATATTTCCTTTAGCCAAACAGATGCATCAGTTGAAGAAATAGCACTGCCAAATCTCAGAGCGATAAGTTCAATTTGAATGTCCTTTAATAAGTTCTCCAAATCCTCACGGGATTGCAGGTAGTTTTTGGGCGGACAGAAATATAATCCGGAAGCTCCATTTTCGAGTGCATGCAGGGCTTCTTTATTTGCTTCCGATACCGCCGAACTTTCCACGGGTTCTATAACATTCCATGAGCCGTGGGCTGCAACAGTCTCAGGTGAAAGAGAAAGATCACGTACGTTTTCTTCCCGGTAAAACGGAAGAGGATTGACCCCTTCGCCGGATTGCCAGCGAAGCACATCTTTGTAATCTT
Proteins encoded:
- a CDS encoding methylmalonyl-CoA mutase subunit beta, which produces MENSDFEKALHFDEFPPISTEEWEAVIEKDLKGKDYKDVLRWQSGEGVNPLPFYREENVRDLSLSPETVAAHGSWNVIEPVESSAVSEANKEALHALENGASGLYFCPPKNYLQSREDLENLLKDIQIELIALRFGSAISSTDASVWLKEICDERKLNTEELSAGFNFDPMANGALTGNLVSKAEIKNTVNTFDESFSFCAIDSSVFANAGATIIQQLAFSMAAGNEYLGFNSKLAGNMHFNFATGPNYFLEIAKFRAFKRMWGQVLGEYGVDITQPSVHAETNFWNKSQSDAHNNMLRTTTEAMSAAIGGCDTITVHRYDEHFSDDSGFASRIARNIQLILQEEAYLDKVADPGAGSYYIEVLTDSMAQKSWVLFQEIEAKGGFHEALKSGYIQELVAASRKEKIEAYQQKEKVLVGVNKYKPDEKIQNLEFKIQNFASFDQDMNECITIDKISLLNIEAELKNGEG
- the scpA gene encoding methylmalonyl-CoA mutase, which codes for MKKDFSNIDFKANVNSEHKSPKKDAWETPEQIPVKPRFSAEDIEKLEHLNYAAGIPPYLRGPYSTMYAVRPWTIRQYAGFSTAEESNAFYRRNLEAGQKGLSVAFDLATHRGYDSDHPRVSGDVGKAGVAIDSVEDMKILFDQIPLDKMSVSMTMNGAVIPVMAFYIVAAEEQGVKPEQLAGTIQNDILKEFMVRNTYIYPPEPSMKIIGDIFEYTSQNMPRFNSISISGYHMQEAGATCDIELAYTLADGLEYLRTGIEAGMDIDDFAPRISFFWAIGMNHFMEIAKMRAARLLWAKIVKSFNPKNPKSLSLRTHCQTSGWSLTEQDPFNNVARTTVEAMAAALGHTQSLHTNALDEAIALPTDFSARIARNTQLFLQEETGITKAVDPWAGSYYVEYLTDKIARRAWTLIGEVEDLGGMAKAIETGIPKMRIEEAAARKQARIDSGKDTIVGVNKFQTDEKSEIDVLEVDNVKVRKSQIERINTMKQERDDKAVEAALNKLTECAESGDGNLLALAVDAARKRATLGEISDAMEKAFGRYKATIKSISGVYSSELKNNDQFKAALNLADKFAELDGRRPRIMVAKMGQDGHDRGAKVISTSFADLGFDVDIGPLFQTPEEAARQAVENDVHILGVSSLAGGHKTLVPQVIKELRKQGREDIIVIAGGVIPQQDYDFLYDAGVTAVFGPGTVIPKAAKQILEVLIENYSSS